The Candidatus Eisenbacteria bacterium genomic interval GAGGCATTGCTCGCCACGCGGCTGGGGCTCGCGAGTGGAGCGGTCGCGGTGGTGCGTGGCGCCACGTCGCGCATGAAGCAGGTGAAGATCGAGGGTCTCGACGACGTCACGGTGCGCGGCCGCATCGACGCGGCCCTCGCGGGGGACGCCGATGGCGAGTGAACTGATGCAGCAGATCGAGGAGGCGGCCGCGGCGGTGCGCAAGCGCGTCTCGATCACTCCGAGCGTCGGCATCATCCTCGGCACCGGTCTCGGCGACTTCGCGGATGCGCTCGCGAGCGTCACGGTGGTGCCCTATCGCGAGATTCCGCACTTCCCGGTTTCGACGGTCGAGAGCCACGCCGGCGAGCTGCACGTGGGTACGCTCGCGGGGCGCACGGTCGCCGTCATGAAGGGTCGCGCGCACTTCTACGAGGGCTACACCATGCGCCAGGTCGCCTTCCCGGTGCGGGTGCTCAAGGCGCTCGGCTGCCAGACCCTGATCGTGACCAACGCAGTCGGCGGCATGAATCCGAACATGCCGGCGGGATCGCTGGTGGTGACTACCGACCACATCAATCTGATGGGAGACAGCCCGCTGATCGGTCCCAACGACGATGCGCTCGGGCCGCGCTTTCCCGACATGAGCGAGCCCTACTCGCGCGCGCTGCTGGTTCTGGCGGAACGCGTGGCGCTCGACCTCAAGCTCTCGC includes:
- a CDS encoding purine-nucleoside phosphorylase; protein product: MASELMQQIEEAAAAVRKRVSITPSVGIILGTGLGDFADALASVTVVPYREIPHFPVSTVESHAGELHVGTLAGRTVAVMKGRAHFYEGYTMRQVAFPVRVLKALGCQTLIVTNAVGGMNPNMPAGSLVVTTDHINLMGDSPLIGPNDDALGPRFPDMSEPYSRALLVLAERVALDLKLSLQRGVFVAVHGPNLETAAEYRFLRWIGADIVGMSLVPENLVAVHGGQRVLAFNVVTDACLPDHLEPASIPKILEVAGRVAPHLTRLVTEVVRRLDEAVG
- a CDS encoding DUF167 domain-containing protein; this translates as MALSTRLAVRVQPGARREGLVGWLADGSLKLRVSAAPEDGRANRAIEALLATRLGLASGAVAVVRGATSRMKQVKIEGLDDVTVRGRIDAALAGDADGE